In the Paralichthys olivaceus isolate ysfri-2021 chromosome 15, ASM2471397v2, whole genome shotgun sequence genome, one interval contains:
- the LOC109628693 gene encoding disks large homolog 4 isoform X5: MFMSVWYAKKMGSRFLNNVRKAKRHRHHKMGNTPPVVVNTDTLDGSPYVNGTEGEIEYEEITLERGNSGLGFSIAGGTDNPHVGDDPSIFITKIIPGGAAAQDGRLSVNDCILFVNDVDVREVTHSQAVEALKEAGAIVRLYVLRRKPAAEKVTEIKLIKGPKGLGFSIAGGVGNQHIPGDNSIYVTKIIEGGAAHKDGRLQIGDKILAVNNVCLEDVMHEDAVGALKNTAEVVYLRVAKPNNLFLTNSYNPPDLTSTYSHMDTELSHPNYLGSDYPQALTPTSPSRFSPVLHGMMGDDDIPREPRRVLIHRGSTGLGFNIVGGEDGEGIFISFILAGGPADLSGELHKGDQILSVNGVDLRMATHEQAAAALKNAGQTVTIIAQYRPDEYSRFEAKIHDLREQLMNSSMGSGTTTLRSNPKRGFYIRALFDYDKTADCGFLSQALGFKFGDVLHVLDCGDEEWWQARKVSPQNEAEEVGFIPSKHRVERKEWSRANTKERDHGRDSLGPQGRDKTSQSYETVTQVEVHYARPIIILGPVKDRINDDLLSEFPDKFGSCVPHTTRPKREYEVDGRDYHFVSSREQMEKDIQSHRFIEAGQYNSHLYGTSVQSVREVAEQQGKHCILDVSANAVRRLQAAQLHPIAIFVRPKTLENVLEINTRLTEEQARKGMDRALKLEQDFLECFSAVVEGDSFEEVYHKVKTVIEEQSGPYIWIPTRERL; encoded by the exons ggAAATACTCCTCCAGTGGTGGTGAACACCGACACGCTCGATGGTTCCCCATAT GTGAATGGGACAGAAGGGGAAATCGAGTATGAGGAGATCACACTGGAGAGA GGTAACTCAGGCCTGGGCTTCAGCATTGCAGGGGGAACAGACAACCCTCATGTGGGCGACGACCCCAGCATCTTCATCACCAAAATCATACCCGGAGGAGCGGCGGCTCAGGATGGACGGCTGAG TGTGAACGACTGCATCTTATTTGTGAATGATGTTGACGTGCGGGAGGTGACACACAGCCAAGCTGTGGAGGCTCTCAAGGAGGCAGGTGCTATCGTCCGCCTCTACGTTCTCCGCAGAAAACCGGCGGCTGAGAAAGTCACAGAAATCAAACTCATCAAAGGGCCTAAAG GATTGGGTTTCAGCATCGCTGGAGGGGTGGGAAACCAGCACATACCAGGAGATAACAGTATCTATGTCACCAAGATTATTGAAGGCGGAGCGGctcataaagatggacgtctgCAGATCGGGGACAAGATCTTAGCG GTGAACAACGTGTGTCTGGAGGATGTGATGCATGAGGATGCGGTGGGGGCTCTGAAGAACACAGCCGAGGTGGTGTACCTCAGGGTGGCCAAGCCCAACAACCTGTTCTTGACCAACTCCTACAACCCTCCAGACCTCACCAGCA CATATTCCCATATGGATACTGAACTCAGCCACCCCAACTATCTTGGCTCAGATTACCCACAAGCTCTCACTCCCACCTCACCTAGTCGGTTTTCTCCTGTTCTGCACGGCATGATGGGAGATGATGACATCCCCAG GGAGCCTCGCAGAGTTCTGATCCATCGAGGCTCCACAGGTCTGGGATTCAACATTGTTGGGGGCGAGGATGGAGAGGGAATCTTTATCTCTTTCATCCTGGCAGGAGGGCCAGCGGACCTCAGCGGAGAGCTGCACAAGGGCGATCAGATCCTCAGT gtGAACGGCGTGGACCTGCGCATGGCGACACATGAACAGGCAGCTGCAGCGCTGAAGAACGCAGGCCAGACAGTGACCATCATCGCTCAGTATCGGCCCGATG aGTACAGCCGCTTTGAAGCAAAGATCCATGACTTGAGGGAACAGCTGATGAACAGCAGCATGGGCTCGGGGACTACAACGTTAAGGAGCAACCCAAAGAGAGGCTTCTACATCAG GGCTCTTTTTGACTATGACAAGACTGCAGACTGTGGCTTCCTCAGTCAAGCACTGGGCTTCAAGTTCGGGGATGTGCTGCATGTGCTGGACTGTGGGGATGAGGAGTGGTGGCAGGCCCGTAAAGTCAGCCCCCAGAATGAGGCTGAGGAGGTTGGCTTCATCCCCAGCAAGCACAG GGTGGAAAGAAAAGAGTGGTCTCGTGCTAACACCAAAGAGAGG GACCACGGTCGAGACAGTTTGGGCCCTCAAG GGAGAGATAAAACATCACAGAGTTATGAGACAGTCACCCAAGTGGAAG TTCATTACGCAAGGCCCATCATCATTCTAGGTCCTGTGAAGGACAGGATAAATGATGACCTGTTGTCTGAGTTCCCTGATAAGTTTGGATCTTGTGTCCCAC ACACCACGCGGCCCAAGAGAGAGTATGAGGTGGATGGGAGGGACTATCACTTTGTGTCGTCGCGGGAACAGATGGAGAAGGACATCCAGAGCCATCGGTTCATCGAGGCCGGCCAGTACAACAGTCACCTGTATGGCACCAGTGTCCAGAGTGTCCGTGAGGTGGCTGAGCAG CAGGGGAAACACTGCATCCTGGATGTATCGGCCAACGCTGTGCGCAGACTACAAGCAGCTCAGCTTCATCCCATCGCTATCTTCGTACGGCCCAAGACGCTGGAGAACGTCCT AGAGATCAATACTCGCCTGACAGAGGAGCAGGCCAGGAAAGGAATGGACCGAGCCCTAAAACTAGAACAAGACTTTCTAGAGTGTTTTTCAG ctgtcGTGGAAGGGGACAGCTTTGAAGAGGTCTATCACAAAGTAAAGACAGTGATCGAGGAGCAATCAGGGCCTTACATCTGGATCCCCACTCGGGAGAGGCTGTGA